In the genome of Candidatus Methylacidiphilales bacterium, one region contains:
- the rpsS gene encoding 30S ribosomal protein S19 gives MARSLKKGPFVDGHLMEKVEKQNSSGSKKAIKTWSRRSMITPDFVGHTFLVHNGKIFNSVFVTENMVGHRLGEFSLTRIFKKHGGHTEKVTK, from the coding sequence ATGGCACGCAGCTTAAAAAAAGGACCGTTCGTGGACGGCCATCTGATGGAAAAAGTGGAGAAGCAAAATTCTTCAGGTTCCAAAAAAGCGATCAAGACCTGGTCGCGGCGGTCGATGATCACGCCCGATTTCGTGGGGCACACGTTCCTGGTGCATAACGGAAAGATTTTCAACTCCGTCTTCGTGACGGAAAACATGGTGGGCCATCGTTTGGGTGAGTTCTCGCTGACGCGCATCTTCAAGAAGCACGGCGGACACACTG
- the rplB gene encoding 50S ribosomal protein L2, protein MALKTFRPLTPSLRFTATADFSEITKGKPEKSLIESLKRTGGRNHYGRLTSRHRGGGHKKFYRLIDWKRKRQEAAEVLAVEYDPNRSARIALIQYPDGVKSYIVAPAGLKVGSKVQSGPTAPPEVGNSMPLKNIPIGSSIHNVEIIPGRGAQLVRSAGSAAILMGLSGEYAQVKLASGEVRLVHGTCYATIGQVSNVQHENVSLGKAGRARWLGRRPHVRGMAMNPIDHPNGGGQGKSKGGGGRQHLRSPWGQLAKGYKTRQKHKPTDKFILERKKK, encoded by the coding sequence ATGGCATTAAAAACTTTCAGACCCCTGACCCCGAGCCTGCGCTTCACCGCGACGGCGGATTTCAGCGAAATCACGAAGGGCAAACCCGAGAAGTCGCTCATCGAAAGCCTGAAGCGCACGGGCGGACGCAACCATTACGGGCGCCTGACCTCGCGCCATCGTGGCGGCGGGCACAAGAAATTTTACCGCTTGATTGATTGGAAGCGCAAACGCCAGGAAGCGGCGGAAGTCCTCGCGGTGGAATACGATCCCAACCGTTCGGCGCGCATCGCCCTCATTCAGTATCCGGATGGCGTGAAGTCATACATTGTCGCCCCTGCGGGCCTCAAGGTTGGCTCCAAAGTGCAGTCCGGCCCCACGGCGCCCCCGGAAGTCGGAAATTCGATGCCGTTGAAAAATATTCCGATTGGCTCCTCGATCCACAATGTGGAGATCATTCCCGGCAGGGGCGCCCAGTTGGTGCGCTCGGCTGGATCAGCCGCGATTCTCATGGGTTTGAGCGGGGAGTACGCGCAGGTGAAATTGGCTTCCGGCGAAGTCCGGTTGGTTCATGGAACCTGCTATGCCACCATCGGCCAGGTCAGCAATGTGCAGCACGAAAATGTCAGCCTCGGCAAGGCCGGACGCGCCCGCTGGTTGGGACGCCGCCCGCATGTGCGCGGCATGGCGATGAACCCGATTGACCACCCGAACGGCGGCGGCCAGGGCAAGAGCAAGGGCGGCGGCGGACGTCAGCATTTGCGGTCGCCTTGGGGCCAGTTGGCCAAGGGGTACAAGACCCGCCAGAAGCACAAGCCGACGGATAAATTCATTTTGGAACGTAAAAAGAAATAA
- the rplW gene encoding 50S ribosomal protein L23 has product MKNPYDIIKTARITEKAGKLTEKHNQYVFVVDTKATKQDIRFAVQEIFKKKVQGVNTMRITGKKKRERTAAFGRKPSWKKAIVTLREGEKIDLI; this is encoded by the coding sequence ATGAAAAATCCATACGACATTATCAAGACGGCGCGGATCACGGAAAAAGCCGGGAAGCTGACCGAAAAACACAACCAGTATGTGTTTGTGGTGGACACCAAGGCCACGAAGCAGGACATCCGCTTCGCCGTGCAGGAAATTTTCAAGAAAAAGGTCCAGGGCGTAAACACCATGCGGATCACTGGAAAAAAGAAACGCGAACGCACGGCAGCCTTCGGACGCAAGCCGAGCTGGAAAAAGGCGATTGTGACACTGCGCGAAGGCGAGAAAATCGATCTGATCTGA
- the rplD gene encoding 50S ribosomal protein L4, giving the protein MKTKALDLAAAETALSVKLIANGRGTQALHDTVVAYQANRRLGTHSTLTKATVTGSGKKPWRQKGTGNARAGYASSPVWRGGGVVFGPAPRDYSKTTSKKVKRLALTKALSEAAKSGRLFSVPAFSLTSPKTKELARWIKDSKLSESLLIITKQVDATAMLASRNIPKVEVINAVDVNAEQILRYKQVVLAEDAYSILTNRLK; this is encoded by the coding sequence ATGAAAACCAAAGCTTTGGATTTAGCGGCCGCTGAAACGGCCCTCTCGGTAAAACTCATCGCCAACGGCAGGGGCACCCAGGCGTTGCATGACACGGTGGTGGCCTATCAGGCGAACCGCCGCCTCGGCACGCACTCGACCCTCACCAAGGCGACGGTGACCGGTTCCGGCAAAAAGCCCTGGCGCCAAAAAGGCACGGGCAATGCGCGCGCCGGTTATGCTTCCTCGCCCGTCTGGCGTGGCGGCGGCGTGGTTTTCGGACCGGCCCCCCGTGATTACTCCAAGACGACGAGCAAAAAAGTGAAGCGTCTCGCCCTGACCAAGGCGTTGAGCGAAGCCGCCAAATCCGGCCGTTTGTTTTCGGTCCCGGCATTCAGTTTGACCTCGCCCAAGACGAAAGAGCTGGCCCGGTGGATCAAGGACAGCAAGTTGTCCGAATCGCTGTTGATCATCACCAAGCAGGTGGATGCCACGGCCATGCTGGCGTCCCGCAACATTCCGAAGGTGGAGGTGATCAATGCGGTCGATGTGAATGCGGAGCAGATTTTGCGTTACAAACAGGTGGTGCTGGCCGAGGACGCCTACTCCATTCTGACAAACCGTTTGAAATAA